A window from Citrus sinensis cultivar Valencia sweet orange chromosome 3, DVS_A1.0, whole genome shotgun sequence encodes these proteins:
- the LOC127900647 gene encoding uncharacterized protein LOC127900647, with translation MSIEDIRLKLEQLRATSSYSELDFAIHIPLPKTEPSSPEPEPMAQNNNRTLKELAAPNLDQQPLCIENPNPQVNFELKSGMIHLLPTFHGLAGEDPNKHLKEFHVVCSTMKPAGVSEEQVKLMAFPFSLADSAKEWLYYLPSGTVTTWNEMRQLFLEKYFPASKAGNIRKEICGIRQYNGEPLYDYWERFKKLCASCPHHQISDQLLIQYFYEGLLPMDSSMIDAASGGALVDKTPEATRNLIANMAANSQQFNTRNDLLLPPKRVNEVSTTSLEKQVSNLTSLVQQLALGQQARPCGVCSMVGHATDMCPTLQEGSHEQANAIEGFLGQPRQRYDPYSNFYNERWKDHPNFRYGNQQQGIPNVAPSRPPG, from the coding sequence ATGAGCATAGAGGACATTCGATTGAAACTCGAACAACTTAGAGCAACCTCATCATATTCAGAACTCGATTTTGCCATCCACATTCCACTCCCGAAGACAGAGCCAAGCAGCCCAGAACCCGAACCAATGGCTCAAAATAACAACCGAACACTTAAAGAGTTGGCAGCTCCTAACTTGGACCAGCAACCCTTATGCATTGAGAATCCAAACCCTCAGGTAAACTTTGAACTCAAATCTGGGAtgattcatcttcttcctaCTTTTCATGGTCTTGCAGGAGAGGATCCAAATAAGCACTTGAAGGAGTTCCATGTGGTCTGTTCCACAATGAAACCAGCCGGAGTTTCGGAAGAGCAAGTTAAACTAATGGCCTTCCCATTCTCTTTGGCGGATTCGGCCAAGGAATGGTTGTACTATCTTCCCTCCGGTACtgtcactacatggaatgagaTGCGTCAGCtatttttggagaaatattTCCCAGCATCAAAAGCTGGCAACATtcgaaaagaaatttgtggaaTCCGACAGTATAATGGAGAGCCGCTCTACGACTATTGGGAACGATTCAAAAAGCTATGTGCTAGTTGCCCTCACCATCAGATAAgtgatcaacttcttattcaatacttTTATGAGGGTCTACTACCTATGGATAGCAGTATGATTGATGCCGCTAGTGGAGGAGCACTCGTGGATAAGACACCAGAAGCAACCCGAAATCTCATTGCTAACATGGCTGCTAATTCCCAACAGTTCAACACTAGGAACGATCTACTACTGCCACCTAAGCGagtcaatgaggtaagtacTACTTCTCTAGAAAAACAAGTTTCAAATCTTACTTCTTTAGTGCAACAATTAGCTCTAGGGCAACAAGCGAGACCATGTGGCGTTTGTTCCATGGTCGGGCATGCGACTGATATGTGCCCTACTCTCCAAGAGGGATCACATGAGCAGGCCAACGCAATTGAGGGGTTTCTAGGCCAACCAAGACAAAGGTATGATCCCTACTCTAATTTTTACAATGAAAGGTGGAAGGATCACCCTAATTTTAGGTATGGGAACCAACAACAAGGCATTCCTAATGTGGCACCATCTCGACCACCGGGCTAA
- the LOC127900648 gene encoding uncharacterized protein LOC127900648 encodes MELDATDQHRKLQLQELEEIRNVAYESSRIYKENTKVFHDKQILRKNFKVGQKVLLFHSRLKLFPVEIRSLKTGKEFKVNGHRLKPYYENFQTLNVKEAPLYEPVYVDE; translated from the exons ATGGAACTGGACGCCACCGACCAACACAGAAAGCTCCAATTGCAAGAATTAGAGGAAATTCGAAATGTTGCCTATGAGAGTTCACGAATCTATAAGGAAAATACTAAGGTTTTTCATGACAAGCAGATCTTgagaaagaattttaaagttgGACAGAAAGTTTTGCTATTCCATTCTCGCCTTAAGTTGtttccag ttgagatCAGGAGCTTAAAGACAGGTAAAGAGttcaaagttaatggtcatAGGTTGAAGCCTtactatgaaaattttcaaacactcAATGTAAAGGAGGCTCCACTTTATGAACCTGTGTACGTTGATGAGTGA
- the LOC127900646 gene encoding uncharacterized protein LOC127900646: MSRIEARTSGKLPSQPEINPKENASAMSLRSGKQLEPLLAKPSKVSTASSPSVTNSSPKALPLTKKDDSHSTLPVDPSGQVSIPSPQIKTLSIPPPFPSRFKQSKKEEQEKEILETFRKVEVNIPLLDAIKQVPRYAKFFKELCSNKRKLSGNEKVSVGENVSAVLQRKLPPKCKDPGPMEETGIIIQLADRSNAYPKGVMEDVLVQVNELVFPADFYILEMEDELSPNPTPILLGRPFLKTARTKIDVHDGTLTMEFDGEVIRFNIFEAMRYPSDVHSIFAMDDINTLVQDFFKLSGNDSFEIAISKNLTKDDSKEHANLIKLDDEVEEAMAILDGAVTLRTNGYNVSYLELPLLNEKLLPSIVQAPTLELNHSQNTCNIFTWVIMKHFQS; encoded by the exons ATGAGTAGGATAGAGGCTAGAACTTCAGGAAAGTTACCTTCTCAACCAGAAATTAATCCAAAGGAGAATGCTAGTGCTATGTCTCTTAGGAGCGGGAAGCAATTGGAACCATTATTAGCTAAGCCATCAAAAGTATCCACAGCATCATCGCCCTCTGTGACCAATTCCTCCCCTAAGGCTCTTCctttaacaaagaaagatgattCCCACTCGACATTGCCAGTCGATCCATCTGGCCAGGTAAGTATCCCCTCACCTCAAATTAAGACTCTCTCCATTCCTCCACCATTTCCTAGCAGATTTAAACAATCCAAGAAAGAGgaacaagaaaaagagatcCTTGAGACCTTTCGTAAAGTAGAGGTAAATATTCCtctacttgatgctattaaacaagtgcCGCGTTATGCAAAGTTTTTTAAGGAGTTATGCAGCAACAAGCGAAAGTTGAGCGGTAACGAAAAGGTAAGTGTTGGAGAGAATGTTTCTGCTgtacttcaaagaaaacttccGCCTAAGTGCAAAGATCCAG GTCCAATGGAAGAAACTGgtataattattcaattggCTGACAGATCTAATGCTTACCCGAAAGGGGTTATGGAAGATGTTCTTGTGCAGGTCAATGAATTGGTCTTTCCAGCTGATTTTTATATCCTTGAAATGGAGGATGAGTTGTCGCCCAATCCCACTCCTATTCTGTTGGGGCGGCCATTTCTTAAGACAGCCCGAACCAAGATTGATGTTCACGATGGAACCCTCACAATGGAATTCGATGGTGAAGTGATTCGCTTCAATATCTTTGAGGCAATGAGGTATCCTAGTGATGTTCATTCTATTTTTGCCATGGATGATATTAATACTTTGGTGCAggatttctttaaattatccGGTAATGACAGTTTTGAAATTGCCATAAGCAAAAATCTTACGAAAGATGATTCTAAGGAACatgcaaatttgataaagttGGATGATGAGGTAGAGGAAGCTATGGCGATCTTAGATGGAGCAGTCACATTACGCACCAATGGGTATAATGTTTCTTACCTTGAATTGCCTTTATTAAACGAGAAACTTTTACCTTCAATTGTGCAGGCACCTACCTTAGAACTTAACCACTCCCAGAACACCTGCAATATATTTACTTGGGTGATAATGAAACACTTCCAGTCATAA